From Besnoitia besnoiti strain Bb-Ger1 chromosome X, whole genome shotgun sequence, one genomic window encodes:
- a CDS encoding putative glutamine amidotransferase-related (encoded by transcript BESB_016130), which translates to MMSGSGSNAQVPRREATTDAVGTSKPLKPPLFVCGEPLSDREAASSPEDLVRVLVVTRRWLRKGRLTEYVSQLHLEMLQSQHAVPVMVPRTPWTRAMLEGFMPMHGLLLVEGEDIGPSLDPYRGTASVDQVQRLEVQSMHPGEVTSDEERDAIEVELLQRCHANGVPILGICRGCQLINVFRGGSLFYDIGLQVGKGVQHINYSNYDQHRHGLWVNSVSPLGGLFREEYEKARSTGALLSAEDVRLRKLDSDGFIVSGSGGPAVVSGQRDGVTRGGVVNESDTTNRGGDDSTGVLAERRENLNCFGPQSGNDFFQVQVNSYHHQGVRDLGKGLIPVAFSEDGLIEAYCDASMMVDENGSAATGGAEQRAIDYGHDRRPCKHFVLGLQFHPERMADDYAGCRRIFEAFVTACRRYKRACSSSETLSVSRAKV; encoded by the exons ATGATGAGCGGCTCCGGCAGTAACGCGCAGGTTCCTCGGCGGGAAGCTACAACCGATGCAGTGGGCACGTCGAAGCCGCTAAAGCCCCCGTTGTTCGTGTGTGGCGAACCCCTTTCAGACCGAGAGGCCGCATCTTCACCTGAAGATCTCGTGCGCGTGCTCGTTGTAACCCGAAGATGGCTGCGCAAAGGTCGTCTCACAGAGTATGTTAGTCAACTGCATCTGGAGATGCTGCAGAGTCAGCATGCCGTGCCCGTTATGGTTCCCAGGACGCCTTGGACTCGCGCCATGCTTGAAGGTTTCATGCCGATGCATGGCCTATTATTGGTGGAAGGGGAAGATATAGGCCCGTCACTGGATCCGTACAGGGGAACCGCCTCGGTAGATCAAGTGCAGAGGCTTGAAGTGCAATCCATGCACCCGGGTGAAGTCACGTCCGACGAGGAACGAGACGCGATTGAGGTAGAACTCCTTCAGCGATGTCATGCAAATGGGGTTCCGATTTTAGGAATATGCAGGGGATGCCAGCTGATCAACGTGTTTCGCGGCGGGTCCTTGTTCTATGACATCGGACTACAAGTTGGAAAGGGAGTGCAACATATTAATTATAGCAACTACG ATCAACACCGACATGGGCTGTGGGTAAACTCAGTATCGCCTCTAGGTGGGCTATTCCGCGAGGAATACGAGAAAGCACGCTCAACCGGGGCTCTGCTGTCGGCCGAAGATGTTCGGTTGCGGAAGCTTGATTCGGATGGCTTCATCGTGTCAGGATCAGGGGGGCCGGCTGTCGTTTCGGGTCAGCGCGACGGAGTAACTAGAGGCGGGGTCGTGAATGAGTCAGACACGACTAACCGAGGTGGTGACGACTCAACAGGTGTACTCGCGGAACGCAGGGAGAATCTCAACTGTTTTGGTCCCCAATCGGGCAATGACTTCTTCCAAGTGCAAGTGAACTCGTATCATCATCAAGGCGTGCGCGATCTGGGAAAGGGCTTGATTCCAGTTGCTTTCTCAGAAGATGGTCTGATCGAAGCTTATTGCGATGCCAGCATGATGGTCGATGAAAACGGGTCGGCTGCAACTGGTGGCGCAGAACAGAGGGCGATCGACTACGGACATGACCGGCGGCCGTGTAAGCACTTCGTGCTGGGGCTTCAG TTCCACCCGGAGCGGATGGCTGACGATTACGCTGGATGTCGTCGAATTTTCGAGGCCTTTGTCACGGCATGCCGGAGATATAAAAGGGCATGTTCTTCGTCAGAGACATTGTCAGTGTCTCGTGCAAAGGTGTAG
- a CDS encoding hypothetical protein (encoded by transcript BESB_016140): protein MKNFPFAALLGTALLAVTIPGFQAVPIDKLVSNSKHKAPVFQIAAGHSTDPETELAAPEDTEHSSALSHEEDVEALKREAELEAEDEELQRIEEEREMKAGMFGGGKLPDIESSKELNTECDKAARSTSKCEGVDEKLEKLQADEEALEKEEKNAEKEMAGEGAEEPEESDQSGSEEVDKERATITTSNRQTASPRSRFCRHFGKKRADVNNNATSTETENRGF from the exons ATGAAGAACTTCCCATTCGCGGCTCTCTTGGGCACTGCCTTGCTTGCGGTTACTATCCCTGGTTTTCAAGCGGTTCCCATCGACAAGCTGGTGTCTAATTCAAAACACAAGGCACCAGTATTCCAAATCGCAGCAGGGCACTCCACGGATCCGGAGACGGAACTAGCCGCGCCGGAAGACACCGAGCACAGTAGTGCACTCTCGCATGAGGAAGATGTA GAGGCCCTCAAGCGTGAAGCTGAACTCGAGGCAGAGGATGAAGAGCTTCAGCGGAtcgaagaggagagggagatgAAGGCT GGCATGTTTGGGGGAGGAAAGCTACCTGATATTGAGTCCTCGAAGGAG CTGAACACGGAGTGCGACAAGGCCGCAAGATCTACCTCGAAGTGTGAG GGTGTTGACGAAAAATTGGAAAAGCTGCAGGCGGATGAGGAGGCTCTGGAG aaggaggagaagaacgcaGAAAAGGAAATGGCAGGAGAGGGAGCTGAAGAGCCAGAAGAATCCGACCAGAGTGGATCAGAAGAGGTAGACAAAGAACGCGCAACAATCACGACATCTAACCGCCAAACTGCTTCCCCCAGAAGTCGTTTTTGCAGACATTTCGGAAAAAAAAGGGCAGACGTCAACAACAATGCAACTTCCACAGAGACCGAAAACAGAGGTTTTTAG
- a CDS encoding hemimethylated DNA binding domain-containing protein (encoded by transcript BESB_016150), which produces MGPDGRTCRAVAVATSVSAYCHAEIFLQSFASGLPERGGDTRAWKADGNWQSILGDMESAVLKIDFSRSLQDLHPSSLQSAFNVTIADSNIICTAPYQGSGSPLLAAGSNRHVGDYGSSLRHQDSPSRRLSSVFPEMRDYLRTSRLRWLVDRCFHFKDGEDAEWTYEICVGKKVTQFMGSSKAGKTIGKTLLEWGTYKIGHDQLWANGTLTQNYGNGTGGRHAEVFFECLDQYPTVTAIEEVQENELRMWVGAPMFCDFRPSSPRPPLLESMLRPMEGWCANFTTSGWWSYEYCHPDSLVQFHKDSTGDVKDPMFLLGTLHRAGPSPNFLWSRPSGDFPMLRGKGSSGVNTKGSPKFRFLPVELVDSPTWIAKGRERPQQVLAMELSNGTRCDGTDVQRSTRILFECPEDFASLATHQVVKVMETSRCRHELLIHTPLVCPHPRLLPPRPKDPPHINCVPADSHQQESDLEALEPNKELVKSVPTPHLEAIPASYLPNAKISLQGSEFGMRYYKRYRASWTSPSFRVGRLVRHRWSKYTAVVLSWDRSCEAPREWIEKVYAYYPEASKEKPHYLLLVNQSHVADPPLPLFAYVPEIALEPASANQGVFRHPETSHFFHHFSNQSGHFVPLNHTSLLEMFQTDF; this is translated from the exons ATGGGACCCGATGGACGCACTTGTCGCGCGGTGGCGGTGGCCacgagcgtctccgcgtATTGTCATGCCG AAATTTTTTTGCAATCATTTGCAAGCGGTCTTCCGGAGCGCGGGGGAGACACGAGGGCGTGGAAGGCAGATGGCAACTGGCAGTCCATACTTGGGGACATGGAAAGCGCGGTTCTCAAGATAGATTTTTCAAGGAGTCTTCAGGATTTGCACCCGTCAAGTCTGCAGTCGGCATTCAACGTGACAATAGCAGATTCGAACATCATCTGCACTGCCCCTTACCAGGGCTCGGGCAGCCCTCTGCTGGCAGCAGGGTCGAATCGACATGTCGGCGACTACGGTTCTTCGCTTCGGCATCAAGACTCTCCGTCCAGACGGCTGAGTTCCGTATTCCCTGAAATGCGTGACTACTTGAGAACATCTAGGCTCCGTTGGCTTGTCGATAGATGCTTTCACTTCAAAGACGGGGAAGACGCGGAATGGACCTACGAGATCTGTGTCGG GAAAAAAGTGACGCAGTTCATGGGCAGCTCCAAGGCAGGGAAAACCATCGGGAAGACGTTGCTCGAGTGGGGAACGTACAAGATAGGCCACGACCAGCTTTGGGCCAACGGAACACTGACGCAG AATTACGGTAACGGGACAGGCGGGCGACACGCTGAGGTTTTCTTCGAGTGCCTCGACCAGTATCCAACTGTCACTGCCATTGAAGAAGTCCAGGAGAACGAACTGCGCATGTGGGTCGGCGCTCCGATGTTCTGCGACTTCCGGCCGAGCAGTCCGAGACCG CCCCTGCTGGAGTCGATGCTTCGGCCGATGGAGGGCTGGTGCGCCAACTTCACAACGTCCGGCTGGTGGTCATACGAGTACTGTCATCCAGACAGCCTCGTCCAGTTCCACAAAGATAGCACGG GAGACGTCAAAGACCCCATGTTCCTTCTGGGAACTCTGCACCGAGCTGGGCCGTCGCCGAATTTTCTTTGGAGTCGCCCCTCTGGCGACTTCCCCATGCTCCGCGGAAAAGGCTCCTCAGGCGTGAACACGAAAGGCAGTCCAAAGTTCCGATTCCTCCCAGTGGAACTCGTGGACAGCCCCACGTGGATTGCCAAAggacgcgagcggccgcagcaggtCCTGGCGATGGAGTTGAGTAAT GGCACTCGATGTGACGGCACGGACGTCCAGCGAAGCACGCGAATCCTTTTTGAGTGCCCAGAAGACTTCGCCTCGTTAGCGACGCACCAGGTTGTGAAGGTTATGGAG ACATCCCGTTGTCGCCATGAACTTCTCATTCATACGCCTTTGGTTTGTCCTCATCCGCGACTTCTGCCACCCCGCCCGAAGGACCCTCCG CACATCAACTGCGTTCCAGCGGACAGTCATCAACAAGAGTCCGACCTTGAGGCGCTTGAGCCAAACAAG GAGCTGGTCAAGAGTGTGCCAACGCCACATCTCGAAGCTATTCCAGCAAGCTACCTTCCAAACGCCAAGATCAG CTTACAGGGAAGCGAGTTCGGTATGAGGTACTACAAGAGGTATCGCGCGTCCTGGACAAGTCCTTCTTTCAGAGTTGGTCGTCTTGTTAG GCACCGCTGGTCTAAGTACACAGCAGTGGTTTTGTCGTGGGACCGATCTTGCGAAGCCCCTCGTGAGTGGATTGAAAAG GTTTACGCATACTACCCTGAGGCATCCAAAGAGAAACCTCATTACCTACTGCTGGTGAATCAGTCACATGTGGCAGATCCGCCACTGCCTCTATTTGCCTACGTTCCAGAG ATTGCGTTGGAGCCGGCATCGGCTAACCAAGGAGTATTCCGCCATCCTGAAACCTCACATTTCTTCCAC CACTTCTCCAACCAGAGTGGCCATTTCGTGCCCCTTAACCACACAAGCCTCCTGGAGATGTTTCAGACCGATTTTTAG